In Deinococcus ficus, a single genomic region encodes these proteins:
- a CDS encoding peptide ABC transporter substrate-binding protein, with the protein MAAAQERGGTLTVGLSYDIDTLNVYSTGFLHDAVAPVVEGLLAPDKNAKYVPVLAREVPTVKNGGIKVAADGKTMTITYKLRPNVKWHDGKPFTSADVKFTWEAVKNPKFIAESKDGTEDILRIDTPDPLTAVVHYKRIAPDFASTLFTFGILPKHALEGKDLNTDPYNTKPLGTGPFMVKEFRRGQYVALTRNPNYWRKDAKGQQLPYLDAMNFKIIPDSNTLVTQLRSGEVQLAYNVPYAQVKQLDALPNLKIVQNKVLSWQHLDFNFKGPAALRDLAVRQAFAHAINRDAVSKALGGYPVPIDSVVVPVFDTYNKNVPKYPYSVSRANAILDAAGYRRGADGIRAKNGQRLSFNLMVQAGRANDEIAQQVIIANLKTIGVELKPDNKSGVAFREARYNGTYDLWYGGWITSADPVYSVFFGSKGVNNGQGYSNPAIDQLLARAETTLDDAARRTILFNFQTALMKDLPSLPITSNISMIAVTDKLVNFTPNPTNMTNFVDVAEWYLRR; encoded by the coding sequence ATGGCAGCGGCGCAGGAGCGGGGCGGCACCCTCACAGTCGGCCTCAGCTACGACATCGACACGCTGAACGTCTACAGCACCGGCTTCCTGCACGACGCCGTGGCCCCCGTCGTCGAAGGCCTCCTCGCCCCGGACAAGAACGCCAAGTACGTGCCGGTGCTGGCCCGCGAGGTGCCCACCGTCAAAAACGGCGGCATCAAGGTCGCGGCCGACGGCAAGACCATGACCATCACCTACAAGCTGCGCCCGAACGTGAAATGGCACGACGGCAAGCCCTTCACCTCCGCGGACGTTAAGTTCACCTGGGAAGCCGTCAAGAACCCGAAATTCATCGCGGAGAGCAAGGACGGCACCGAGGACATCCTGCGCATCGACACGCCCGACCCGCTCACGGCCGTGGTGCACTACAAGCGCATCGCCCCGGACTTCGCCAGCACGCTCTTCACCTTCGGCATCCTGCCCAAGCACGCCCTCGAAGGCAAGGACCTGAACACCGATCCCTACAACACCAAGCCGCTGGGCACCGGACCGTTCATGGTCAAGGAGTTCCGCCGCGGTCAGTACGTGGCGCTCACCCGCAACCCCAACTACTGGCGCAAGGACGCCAAGGGCCAGCAGCTGCCGTACCTCGACGCCATGAACTTCAAGATCATCCCGGACAGCAACACCCTGGTCACCCAGTTGCGCTCCGGTGAGGTCCAGCTCGCGTACAACGTGCCCTACGCGCAGGTCAAACAGCTCGATGCGCTCCCCAACCTGAAAATCGTCCAGAACAAGGTCCTCTCGTGGCAGCACCTCGACTTCAACTTCAAGGGCCCGGCCGCGCTCCGCGACCTCGCCGTGCGTCAGGCCTTCGCGCACGCCATCAACCGCGACGCCGTGTCCAAGGCGCTCGGCGGCTACCCGGTGCCGATCGACAGCGTGGTCGTGCCGGTCTTCGACACCTACAACAAGAACGTGCCCAAGTACCCCTACAGCGTGAGCCGCGCCAACGCCATCCTGGACGCCGCCGGTTACCGCCGCGGCGCCGACGGGATCCGCGCCAAGAACGGCCAGCGCCTGAGCTTCAACCTGATGGTGCAGGCCGGACGGGCCAACGACGAGATCGCCCAGCAGGTGATCATCGCCAACCTCAAGACCATCGGCGTTGAACTCAAACCCGACAACAAGTCGGGGGTGGCCTTCCGCGAAGCCCGCTACAACGGCACCTATGACCTCTGGTACGGCGGCTGGATTACCTCCGCCGATCCCGTCTACAGCGTCTTCTTCGGCAGCAAAGGCGTGAACAACGGACAGGGCTACAGCAACCCCGCCATCGACCAGCTGCTCGCGCGGGCCGAAACCACCCTGGACGACGCCGCCCGCCGGACCATCCTGTTCAACTTCCAGACGGCCCTGATGAAGGACCTGCCGTCCCTGCCGATCACCAGCAACATCTCCATGATCGCCGTCACCGACAAGCTCGTGAATTTCACACCGAACCCGACCAACATGACGAACTTCGTCGATGTGGCCGAGTGGTATCTGCGCAGATAG
- a CDS encoding ABC transporter permease — translation MNVSFLVKRMAGMVPLLLGVSLILFGVLHLAPGTPLDVYADNPSVSPEALEQMRLALGLDQPAYIQYFHWVRGFLTGEWGYSIRTGQPVTREVALHLGPTLTLGGVSFLLALLVAVPLGVLSALRRSSAVDYVITLGSFLGISMPVFWLALMLQLLFSVHWRLLPSAGMTTIGDGSPLDLMRHLVLPASILAFASVAGWSRYMRSSMVEVLGQDYVRTARAKGLPPRQVVYRHALRNAMVPMITVIALDFAGIVSGAVITETIFAWPGIGRLFIESMNGRDYPVLMALMMIGSLALLLCNLVADLAYAVADPRIRYE, via the coding sequence GTGAATGTCAGTTTCCTCGTCAAGCGAATGGCCGGCATGGTGCCGCTTCTCCTGGGCGTCTCCCTGATCCTGTTCGGGGTGCTGCACCTGGCGCCGGGCACCCCGCTGGACGTCTACGCCGACAACCCCAGCGTCAGCCCCGAGGCGCTGGAGCAAATGCGGCTGGCCCTGGGCCTCGATCAGCCCGCCTACATCCAGTACTTCCACTGGGTCCGCGGGTTCCTCACCGGCGAATGGGGGTACTCGATCCGGACCGGTCAGCCGGTCACGCGCGAAGTGGCGCTGCACCTGGGGCCGACCCTCACGCTGGGCGGCGTCAGCTTCCTGCTCGCCCTGCTGGTGGCCGTTCCACTGGGCGTGCTGAGTGCCCTGCGGCGGTCCAGTGCCGTGGACTACGTCATCACGCTCGGGTCGTTCCTCGGCATCAGCATGCCGGTGTTCTGGCTGGCCCTGATGCTGCAGCTGCTGTTCTCGGTGCACTGGCGGCTCCTGCCGTCGGCCGGCATGACCACCATCGGTGACGGCTCCCCCCTCGACCTGATGCGGCACCTCGTGCTGCCCGCGTCGATCCTGGCGTTCGCCAGCGTGGCCGGCTGGAGCCGCTACATGCGCTCAAGCATGGTGGAGGTGCTCGGGCAGGATTACGTGCGCACCGCCCGCGCCAAGGGCCTCCCGCCGCGCCAGGTGGTCTACCGGCACGCTCTGCGCAACGCGATGGTCCCGATGATCACGGTGATCGCCCTGGATTTCGCGGGCATCGTGTCCGGCGCGGTCATCACGGAAACCATCTTCGCGTGGCCAGGCATCGGCCGACTGTTTATCGAGAGCATGAACGGCCGCGACTACCCGGTCCTGATGGCGCTGATGATGATCGGCTCGCTCGCCCTGCTCCTGTGCAACCTGGTCGCCGACCTCGCCTATGCCGTCGCCGACCCGAGGATCCGTTATGAGTGA
- the opp4C gene encoding oligopeptide ABC transporter permease, protein MSDATLRTASPARGPRLADTPWRRFVRRFRKHRFAVIGLLTLLVLGVLAVSAPLLTPYTYDEQDFSIIGQPQPPSRAHLMGTDELGRDGFTRVLYGARISLLVGLFSALIATGLGVLVGALSGYYRGHIDTLLMRFTDIMLSIPLLPLMILLSGMTRPGILLLVCIIGGLGWMGTARLVRSQFLSLREREYIEASRALGGSNNRIMFRHILPNAIGPIVVSTTLAVGSGIMLESALSFLGMGVQPPTPTWGNLLNSASQWLSGAPWLAIFPGLMILITVLAVNFLGDGLRDALDPRS, encoded by the coding sequence ATGAGTGACGCCACCCTGCGCACCGCCTCACCTGCCCGCGGGCCCCGCCTGGCGGACACGCCCTGGCGCCGCTTCGTCCGGCGGTTCCGCAAGCACCGCTTCGCCGTGATCGGCCTGCTGACGCTGCTCGTCCTGGGCGTCCTGGCCGTAAGTGCGCCACTCCTCACCCCGTACACCTACGACGAGCAGGACTTCAGCATCATCGGGCAGCCGCAGCCGCCCAGCCGGGCGCACCTGATGGGCACCGACGAACTGGGCCGCGACGGCTTCACGCGCGTGCTGTACGGCGCGCGGATCTCCCTGCTCGTCGGCCTGTTCAGCGCCCTGATCGCCACCGGCCTGGGCGTGCTGGTGGGCGCCCTGTCGGGGTACTACCGCGGGCACATCGACACGCTGCTGATGCGGTTTACCGACATCATGCTCAGCATCCCCCTGCTGCCCCTGATGATCCTGCTGTCCGGGATGACCCGCCCCGGCATCCTGCTGCTGGTGTGCATCATCGGCGGCCTGGGGTGGATGGGCACCGCGCGGCTGGTGCGCAGCCAGTTCCTCAGCCTGCGTGAACGCGAGTACATCGAAGCGTCCCGCGCCCTGGGCGGCAGCAACAACCGCATCATGTTCCGCCACATCCTGCCCAACGCGATCGGTCCGATCGTCGTGTCCACCACCCTCGCCGTGGGCTCCGGCATCATGCTCGAATCGGCCCTGTCCTTCCTCGGGATGGGCGTGCAGCCCCCCACGCCCACCTGGGGCAACCTGCTGAACAGCGCCAGCCAGTGGCTGAGCGGCGCCCCATGGCTGGCGATCTTCCCCGGCCTGATGATCCTGATCACGGTCCTGGCCGTGAACTTCCTCGGCGACGGCCTCCGGGACGCGCTCGACCCCCGCAGCTGA
- a CDS encoding ketopantoate reductase family protein, which yields MRITIVGSGAIGGLAGAWMTQAGHDVTLTDRWAEHIDALKAHGLTVDGVRGNHHFQVRAVHPHELSGPLECVMIATKSQHSLDALESVLPLFGPDTFVVSFQNGFNEPDLIARLEAAGLGGAERVMGSIPNYGGALVDPGHIEFVHEGPIQLGEMTGVRSPRLLELARCLEALTEVQLSDNIWGQIWAKEVYSAQVVFSALVNAPVTDSLGVERYARIAGAVVREALEIAEANGIQVEAFDFFDPANYKPSTPEDTQKLLANIHHAIWLLKKDQKPQTHAFKKKGSGIWWDIVYRNRPSEVRSSNGKLIDFGQQAGADTRLNARLCEMIYEIEDGRRELGFHNYDELETYVNSLGKALP from the coding sequence ATGCGCATCACCATTGTTGGTTCCGGAGCGATCGGCGGTCTCGCCGGCGCCTGGATGACCCAGGCCGGACACGACGTCACCCTCACCGACCGCTGGGCCGAGCACATCGACGCCCTCAAAGCCCACGGGCTCACCGTGGACGGGGTCCGCGGCAACCACCACTTTCAGGTCCGCGCAGTGCACCCGCATGAGCTGAGCGGCCCGCTGGAGTGCGTGATGATCGCGACCAAATCCCAGCACAGCCTCGACGCCCTGGAAAGCGTCCTGCCGCTCTTCGGCCCGGACACGTTCGTGGTGTCGTTCCAGAACGGCTTCAACGAACCCGACCTGATCGCCCGGCTGGAAGCCGCCGGACTGGGCGGCGCGGAGCGCGTCATGGGCAGCATCCCCAATTACGGCGGTGCGCTGGTCGATCCTGGCCACATCGAATTCGTTCACGAAGGCCCGATTCAACTGGGAGAGATGACCGGTGTGCGAAGCCCCCGGCTGCTGGAGCTGGCGCGGTGTCTGGAAGCCCTGACGGAAGTGCAGCTGTCCGACAACATCTGGGGGCAGATCTGGGCCAAAGAGGTGTACAGCGCCCAGGTCGTCTTCAGCGCCCTGGTGAACGCACCTGTGACCGACAGCCTGGGCGTGGAACGCTACGCCCGCATCGCCGGGGCCGTGGTCCGGGAAGCGCTCGAAATCGCTGAGGCGAACGGCATCCAGGTGGAAGCCTTTGACTTCTTTGACCCGGCCAACTACAAGCCCAGCACCCCGGAGGACACCCAGAAGCTGCTGGCCAACATTCACCACGCCATCTGGCTGCTCAAAAAAGACCAGAAGCCCCAGACCCACGCCTTCAAGAAAAAAGGCAGCGGCATCTGGTGGGACATCGTGTACCGCAACCGACCCAGCGAAGTCCGCTCGAGCAACGGCAAGCTGATCGATTTCGGCCAGCAGGCCGGTGCCGACACCAGGCTCAACGCCCGCCTGTGCGAAATGATCTACGAGATCGAGGACGGACGCCGCGAACTCGGCTTCCACAACTACGACGAGCTCGAGACGTACGTCAACAGCCTCGGCAAGGCGCTGCCATGA
- a CDS encoding Gfo/Idh/MocA family protein, whose protein sequence is MSGPRPLGVGVIGAHAWAESAHLPGYAAYERADLVAICDTVPERAERLAQKFGARRVYTDYREMLRDPDIQMVDVCTPTDTHLPLSLAAIAAGKHVLSEKPLAHDAADAFMAARKAREAGVRTKLGFTFRYSPAVRQLQRWIADGTLGEIFHIHGLEQNSQFLDPHYPLRQVPQGADFATLIPSSVVGYGSHLLDLVRWCAGEYTSVIGSMKNFVPERVVRGYGEGLQRIEVEDGTVALAEFASGAQGMLQTSYIAVGNYPGVELRVYGSKGAAVARLVEENGIAETLRFATPDQVEFRDVALPESAYPPGTTLHTPWPELYYRNLVRHFVDEILDDTPEECTFYDGAKSQEAVNAIVQSHRERRWVDLPMVDAGTPA, encoded by the coding sequence ATGAGCGGCCCACGCCCGCTCGGGGTCGGCGTGATCGGCGCGCACGCCTGGGCCGAATCCGCCCACCTGCCCGGCTACGCCGCGTACGAACGCGCGGACCTGGTGGCCATCTGCGACACCGTGCCGGAGCGCGCTGAGCGCCTCGCGCAGAAGTTCGGTGCCCGGCGCGTCTACACCGATTACCGCGAGATGCTCAGGGACCCGGACATTCAGATGGTCGACGTGTGCACGCCCACCGACACGCACCTGCCACTGAGCCTGGCGGCCATCGCCGCAGGCAAACACGTGCTCAGCGAAAAACCCCTGGCGCATGATGCCGCCGACGCCTTCATGGCCGCCCGCAAGGCGCGGGAGGCTGGCGTGCGCACCAAACTCGGCTTCACCTTCCGCTACTCCCCGGCGGTGCGTCAGCTGCAGCGCTGGATCGCGGACGGCACGCTGGGCGAGATCTTCCACATCCACGGCCTGGAACAGAACAGCCAGTTCCTGGACCCGCACTACCCGCTGCGGCAGGTGCCCCAGGGAGCAGACTTCGCCACGTTGATTCCCTCCTCCGTGGTCGGGTACGGCTCCCACCTGCTGGACCTGGTGCGCTGGTGCGCCGGCGAGTACACCAGCGTGATCGGCAGCATGAAGAACTTCGTGCCGGAACGCGTCGTGCGGGGGTACGGCGAAGGCCTGCAGCGCATCGAGGTCGAGGACGGCACGGTGGCCCTGGCCGAGTTCGCCAGTGGCGCCCAGGGCATGCTCCAGACCAGCTACATCGCCGTCGGCAATTATCCCGGCGTCGAACTGAGGGTCTACGGCAGCAAGGGCGCGGCCGTCGCCCGGCTGGTCGAAGAGAACGGCATCGCCGAGACGCTCCGCTTCGCCACGCCGGATCAGGTAGAGTTCCGTGATGTGGCGCTCCCGGAGAGCGCCTACCCACCGGGGACGACCCTGCACACGCCCTGGCCTGAACTCTACTACCGCAACCTCGTGCGCCACTTCGTCGACGAAATCCTGGACGACACCCCGGAGGAATGCACCTTCTACGACGGAGCGAAAAGCCAGGAGGCCGTGAACGCCATCGTGCAGTCTCACCGTGAGCGCCGCTGGGTGGACCTCCCCATGGTGGACGCCGGGACCCCGGCATGA